A single region of the Populus nigra chromosome 2, ddPopNigr1.1, whole genome shotgun sequence genome encodes:
- the LOC133682272 gene encoding putative UDP-rhamnose:rhamnosyltransferase 1 — MAEKLHIMMLPWSAFGHMIPFFQLSIDLAKAGIKVSFVSTPRNIKRLPKIPPSVADLVKFVEFPLPSLDNDILPEDGEATVDIPAEKIEYLKIAYDLLQHPLKQFIADQLPDWIIIDMIPYWMVEIAREKKVPLIHFSVFSAAAYVFLGHPDCLLVGDGQKRLRPSWTSMTSKPEWVDFPSSVAYRNHEAVGVFEWIYKGNASGITDGERVSNILHGCQALAIRSCAEFEGDYLNLFERVIGKPVIPVGLLPQEKPERKEFTDGRWGEIFKWLDDQKPTSVVFVGFGSEYKLTRDQVYEIAHGLELSGLPFLWALRKPGWANDDLDALPSGFGERTSDRGIVCMGWAPQMEILGHPSIGGSLFHSGWGSIIESLQFGHTLILLPFIIDQPLNARYLVEKGLGVEVRRGVDGSFTRDGVAKALNLAMVSEEGKSLREKASEAAAIFGNQKLHRDYYIGKFVDFLKKKK, encoded by the coding sequence ATGGCAGAGAAACTTCACATAATGATGCTTCCATGGAGTGCCTTTGGCCATATGATACCTTTCTTTCAACTTTCCATAGATTTAGCAAAAGCTGGAATCAAAGTCTCCTTTGTTTCAACCCCAAGAAACATCAAAAGACTCCCTAAAATTCCTCCAAGTGTAGCAGACTTGGTGAAATTTGTAGAGTTTCCACTACCAAGCTTAGACAATGATATCTTGCCAGAAGATGGAGAGGCCACGGTTGACATTCCTGCCGAGAAAATCGAGTACCTGAAGATTGCATATGATCTCCTGCAGCACCCCTTGAAGCAGTTCATCGCCGATCAACTTCCAGACTGGATAATCATTGACATGATTCCTTATTGGATGGTAGAGATtgctagagaaaaaaaagttcctCTTATTCATTTCTCTGTTTTCTCTGCTGCTGCATATGTGTTTCTTGGGCACCCAGACTGCTTATTAGTTGGCGATGGTCAAAAAAGACTTAGGCCGTCATGGACGAGTATGACATCGAAACCAGAGTGGGTTGACTTTCCCTCCTCGGTAGCTTATCGAAACCATGAGGCTGTTGGAGTTTTTGAATGGATTTATAAAGGAAATGCTTCTGGGATCACGGATGGTGAAAGGGTCTCCAATATACTCCATGGATGCCAAGCTTTGGCGATACGCAGCTGTGCCGAGTTTGAAGGAGACTACTTGAATCTATTTGAAAGGGTGATAGGAAAACCCGTGATCCCAGTAGGTTTGTTGCCACAGGAGAAGCCAGAAAGAAAGGAATTCACTGATGGTAGGTGGGGTGAAATCTTTAAATGGCTCGATGACCAAAAGCCGACGTCCGTTGTGTTTGTAGGTTTTGGTAGCGAGTATAAGCTAACCAGAGATCAAGTATATGAGATTGCTCATGGGCTAGAGTTATCTGGATTGCCATTTCTGTGGGCATTACGAAAACCCGGTTGGGCCAACGATGATCTTGATGCTCTGCCTTCAGGATTCGGTGAAAGGACATCTGATAGAGGGATTGTTTGCATGGGATGGGCGCCACAGATGGAAATATTGGGTCATCCATCAATTGGGGGATCATTATTTCACTCTGGGTGGGGTTCTATTATTGAAAGTTTGCAGTTTGGTCACACCCTTATTCTCCTACCATTCATCATCGACCAACCTTTGAATGCAAGGTATTTGGTTGAGAAGGGTTTAGGTGTGGAAGTACGGAGAGGGGTAGATGGGTCATTTACCCGGGATGGTGTAGCCAAGGCTCTGAATCTCGCTATGGTATCCGAGGAAGGAAAAAGCTTGAGGGAGAAAGCAAGTGAAGCTGCTGCGATTTTCGGAAACCAGAAGTTGCATCGGGATTACTATATTGGTAAGTTTGTTGATTTTctcaaaaagaagaaatga